The sequence GTTATTATCATACCGCGCTAAGTTTAGACTCTAACAATGAAACGGCATTATTAGGTGCAACAGATATTGCTTTAGCACAAGGACAAGAAACACAAGCAAAACACTATCTTGCAAAAATAGAAACACTTTCACCTAGCCAGTTTAATAGCAATGCGATTAGACGCGTCGCCAATGCAGAAAAAGCCGTAGGTAACACAGAAAACGCACAACACTATTTTGCTTATTTAGCACAACAAATCGAAATAGAGCCAGACAATGCTGAGCCATTAGTATTACGCGATATTGCACGCTTTCAGCGTGATGAACAGCATAGTCAGCAAGCTCACTATTATTATCAACAAGCTATGCTCAAGGATGAAATAACCGATAGATTGCCAAAAGACAATATTGAATACACCACATTAATGCGTAATGACGAAAAAGATAATTGGCTCTCTCGAAGCCTACGAGCCGATGCCCACTCTCTTTATCGTCAACAAGCGTGGCGTTTTACTCTTGAGCACGATTATTGGGGATCTAATGGTAGCGAAGGCTATTCAAAGCTGCGCGCGCACACCACAATGTTACAACTCGACCATCCTATTTATGATGGTCGCTTCTTCTGGCGTGCAGACTTAGTTAATCTTCATAGTGGCAAACTAGGTACCTCACCTTATGATGCCAAATTTGGGACCTGCTATCGGACAGGTTGTTTTCCACTAGAACAAAAATCCTTTGGCATTAGCCCTGCCATTGGCTGGGAAAACAGTCAATGGCAATGGGATCTTGGTACAACCCCTCTGGGTTTCAACGTAACAGATTGGGTCGGTAGAGTCGCCTATAGTCATGATCTCTTTAATGTAGGCTGGACACTGGATGTGCATCGTCGCCCTGTTAATAGCTCGTTGCTTGCTTTTGCTGGTCAACGTGATCTTTGGACAAATCAAATATGGGGCGGAGTTAGAAGAACGGGCATTCGTTTAAGTGGGAGCTATGACTTAGGCGGAAAAGACGGTTATTGGGGCGAGGTTTCTGTTGATAAATTGACAGGTAAAAACGTTGAAGATAATCACAGTGTTCGAGGTATGGGCGGCTATTATTATAAGCTTATTAATGAGAACAACCGCCGAGTTTCTGTTGGGGTAAGTACGATGCTTTGGCATTATGATAAGGACTTAAGCGGGTATACTTTAGGACAAGGTGGTTATTATAGCCCTCAAAAATATATCTCTTTAGGGATCCCCATTAATTATCGTCAACGCACTGAAAATTGGTCTTGGGAATTATCAGGTTCCGTTTCTTGGTCTTACTCTCAAACGGATGACAGAAAGCGCTATCCCTTACAAAATCTCGTCTCTATCGATAAATTTAATCACTATATGAATGGACTTACCCCTGAAGATCGAGAAGAGATGATGAGGCTTTATTATCAAGAGCGGGATGCTGTTGATGAAGGTGACTCTAGCCATGGTTTTGGTTATACCGCAAGAGCATTAGTTGAGCATCGTATTACGCCGCATTGGTTTATCGGTGGGGCTATCGATATTCAACAAGCCAAAAACTATACTCCAAGCCATGCATTAATATACTTACGTTATTCATTTGATGGTTGGAATGGTGATTTAGATTTACCCCCAAACCCTCTTATTCCTTATGCTGACTTTAAATAACGTTCAATGTATAAATACACAAACGGGAAGCTCTGGCTTCCCGTTTAACGTTTTCGCTAAAATGGTGATAGCAAGTCGCCATTATTGTGCTTTACGAAAAAAGCCAACAAGCAACCAACCGACAATCATGGCAAGAACAAATAAAATACCTTGATAAAAACCAGCACCTGCCAATACCAAACCGGGTCCAGGGCAAATTCCAGCTAACCCCCAGCCAAGACCAAATAATACACTGCCTAGTACTAAGGGTTTATCAATCACTTTATTGGTCGGGATATTTAAAGGACATGCTAGTACACTTTGTTGCCTACGACGTGTTAATTGGTAACCTATCACACTGACAACCAGCCCTGCTCCCATGATTATCAATAAAGACGGATCCCAGTTCCCAGTAATATCCAAAAAACCGAGAATTTTTTGCGG comes from Proteus vulgaris and encodes:
- a CDS encoding DUF6691 family protein, giving the protein MTKFVAFLCGLLFSAGLIVGGMSNPQKILGFLDITGNWDPSLLIIMGAGLVVSVIGYQLTRRRQQSVLACPLNIPTNKVIDKPLVLGSVLFGLGWGLAGICPGPGLVLAGAGFYQGILFVLAMIVGWLLVGFFRKAQ